A region from the Flavobacterium enshiense genome encodes:
- a CDS encoding 3-hydroxyacyl-CoA dehydrogenase NAD-binding domain-containing protein, translating into MKKVAVIGSGTMGSGIAQVAATAGCSVKLYDTNQEALSKSKASLKNTLSKLVEKGKIDDAEKSRILNATSYVTTLQDLSDSDLVIEAIVENLDIKRKLFSELETLVSAETVLASNTSSLSIASIAASCQKPERVIGIHFFNPAALMQLVEVIPAVQTSAEVLQKTTQTISDWKKVVAVAKDTPGFIVNRVARPFYSEALRVYEEGYADFATIDWSMKTIGGFRMGPFELMDFIGHDVNYTVTETVFTSFYFDPRYKPSFTQKRLTEAGFLGRKSGRGFYNYSVEMPQPTEDTTLAKTIFDRVIVMLINEAADAFFLNIASAKDIDNAMTKGVNYPKGLLAWANELGIQWCVEKLDELYGEYHEDRYRCSPVLRKMNRENKVFEV; encoded by the coding sequence ATGAAGAAAGTAGCAGTTATAGGCTCAGGAACGATGGGAAGCGGTATTGCACAAGTGGCGGCCACAGCCGGATGTTCCGTAAAATTATATGATACCAATCAGGAGGCGCTTTCCAAAAGCAAAGCCAGCCTTAAAAATACCTTATCCAAATTAGTGGAAAAAGGAAAAATTGACGACGCAGAGAAATCAAGAATTCTAAACGCAACTTCGTATGTAACCACATTACAGGATTTATCGGATTCTGATTTGGTTATCGAAGCTATCGTCGAAAATCTGGACATTAAGCGAAAATTATTTTCAGAATTGGAAACTTTAGTTTCTGCGGAAACGGTTTTGGCTTCCAACACTTCGTCATTATCTATCGCATCCATCGCCGCTTCATGCCAAAAGCCGGAACGCGTTATCGGAATTCACTTTTTCAACCCCGCAGCATTAATGCAACTGGTTGAGGTAATTCCTGCGGTTCAGACAAGTGCTGAGGTACTTCAGAAAACAACACAAACGATTTCCGACTGGAAAAAAGTAGTGGCAGTAGCTAAAGATACACCTGGATTTATCGTGAACCGCGTGGCTCGTCCATTCTACAGCGAGGCTTTACGCGTTTATGAAGAAGGGTATGCTGATTTTGCCACTATCGACTGGAGCATGAAAACAATAGGAGGTTTCCGTATGGGGCCTTTCGAACTGATGGATTTCATCGGACATGACGTGAATTACACCGTTACAGAAACGGTTTTCACTTCGTTCTATTTTGACCCGAGATACAAACCGTCATTCACACAGAAAAGATTGACCGAAGCCGGATTCTTAGGAAGAAAATCGGGTAGAGGTTTTTATAATTACAGCGTGGAAATGCCGCAGCCAACAGAAGATACAACGTTGGCCAAAACCATTTTCGACCGCGTAATCGTAATGTTGATTAATGAAGCCGCCGATGCGTTCTTCTTAAACATCGCTTCAGCCAAAGATATTGACAACGCCATGACCAAAGGAGTGAATTATCCAAAAGGATTATTGGCTTGGGCAAACGAATTGGGAATCCAGTGGTGTGTTGAAAAATTAGACGAACTGTACGGCGAATACCACGAAGACCGTTACCGCTGCAGTCCGGTTTTACGCAAAATGAACAGAGAAAACAAAGTATTTGAAGTGTAA
- the paaB gene encoding 1,2-phenylacetyl-CoA epoxidase subunit PaaB, with protein sequence MMKNWPLWEVFIRSKNGLEHRHCGSLHASDATMALENARDVYTRRNEGVSIWVVPSAQITASDPDDSSELFEPAKDKAYRHPTFYELPDELKHM encoded by the coding sequence ATTATGAAAAATTGGCCACTTTGGGAAGTATTTATAAGAAGTAAAAACGGATTGGAACATCGTCATTGCGGAAGTCTTCACGCCAGTGATGCTACAATGGCTCTGGAAAACGCACGTGATGTTTATACAAGAAGAAACGAGGGTGTAAGTATCTGGGTTGTTCCTTCAGCTCAAATTACAGCTTCAGATCCGGATGACAGTTCTGAATTATTCGAACCGGCAAAAGACAAAGCTTACCGTCACCCTACTTTTTACGAACTGCCAGACGAACTAAAACATATGTAG
- the paaC gene encoding 1,2-phenylacetyl-CoA epoxidase subunit PaaC, giving the protein MNNNLIQYIYGIADNALILGQRLGELCGHGPSLETDIAMTNMALDLLGQTRSYYQYAAKLVGENATEDTIAFLRREREYKNVLLVEQPNTDFAYSIARQFLFDIFHLSLLEELKNSKDETLAAIAEKGIKEVSYHTRFSSDWIRRLGDGTAESHDRIQAAINDLWVYTDELFHQTDPDKAMVAENIGVDTTKLKEAYYKKVSAVLEESTLNTPVMEYFQKGGKQGIHSEHMGYLLADMQYMQRAYPNMNW; this is encoded by the coding sequence ATGAATAACAATTTAATTCAATACATATACGGGATTGCAGACAATGCTCTGATTTTAGGTCAGCGCCTTGGTGAACTTTGCGGTCACGGTCCGAGTTTGGAAACCGATATCGCAATGACCAACATGGCTTTGGATTTGTTGGGACAAACCCGTAGTTACTATCAGTACGCTGCCAAATTAGTTGGTGAAAACGCGACTGAAGACACCATTGCTTTTTTACGCAGAGAAAGAGAGTACAAGAATGTATTGTTGGTAGAGCAGCCTAACACGGATTTTGCTTATTCTATCGCCAGACAATTTTTGTTTGATATTTTCCATCTTTCGCTTTTGGAAGAATTGAAAAACAGCAAAGACGAAACATTGGCGGCAATTGCTGAAAAAGGAATCAAAGAAGTGAGTTATCATACTCGTTTTTCTTCCGATTGGATTCGTCGTTTAGGTGACGGAACTGCGGAAAGTCATGATAGAATCCAAGCTGCCATTAACGATTTATGGGTGTACACCGATGAATTGTTCCATCAGACAGATCCCGATAAAGCTATGGTTGCCGAAAATATCGGTGTGGATACAACCAAACTGAAAGAGGCTTATTATAAAAAAGTAAGCGCTGTTTTGGAAGAATCGACCTTAAATACTCCTGTTATGGAATATTTCCAAAAAGGAGGAAAACAAGGTATCCACAGCGAACATATGGGATATTTGTTAGCCGATATGCAATACATGCAGCGCGCTTATCCTAATATGAACTGGTAA
- the pcaF gene encoding 3-oxoadipyl-CoA thiolase: MEAYIIDGVRTPIGSYQGTLASVRPDDLGALVIKAVTEKNPNIPTDAYDDVIMGCANQAGEDNRNVARMSLLLAGLPYTVPGETVNRLCSSGLSAIIGANRAIKAGDGHVFIAGGIENMTRGPLVVSKPSAAFGTDSKMYDSSFGWRFINPKMHAMFGTDAMGETAENLVEKYAISREDQDAFALNSQQKATAAQNSGRLAKEIVTVEIPQRKGDPIQFSKDEFVKPSTSMDGLAKLRPAFKKDGSVTAGNASGLNDGAAATIIASEEAVKKYNLKPLARIVSSAVVGVEPRIMGIGPVDATKKALEKAGLTLDQIDIIELNEAFASQSIACIRELGLKDDDPRINPNGGAIAIGHPLGVTGARIAYSAALELQLTGKRYALITMCIGVGQGYAVIIERV; this comes from the coding sequence ATGGAAGCATATATCATAGACGGAGTACGTACTCCAATCGGAAGTTATCAGGGAACCCTAGCGTCGGTGCGCCCGGATGATTTAGGGGCTTTGGTAATCAAAGCGGTAACAGAAAAAAATCCAAACATTCCAACCGACGCCTATGACGACGTTATCATGGGATGTGCCAACCAGGCAGGAGAAGACAACCGTAACGTAGCACGCATGTCTTTATTGTTGGCGGGATTGCCCTACACTGTTCCGGGAGAAACCGTAAACCGTTTGTGCAGTTCAGGTCTTTCGGCGATTATCGGCGCGAACCGTGCGATCAAAGCCGGAGACGGACACGTTTTTATCGCAGGTGGAATTGAAAACATGACTCGCGGACCTTTAGTGGTGTCAAAACCGTCTGCCGCTTTTGGAACCGACAGTAAAATGTACGACAGCAGCTTCGGATGGCGTTTTATCAACCCGAAAATGCATGCTATGTTCGGTACGGATGCCATGGGAGAAACAGCCGAAAACCTTGTTGAGAAATATGCTATTTCCAGAGAAGATCAGGACGCTTTTGCATTAAATAGCCAACAAAAAGCCACTGCAGCTCAAAATTCAGGGCGATTGGCAAAAGAAATCGTAACTGTTGAAATTCCGCAGCGAAAAGGAGATCCTATCCAGTTCTCCAAGGATGAGTTTGTTAAACCTTCTACTTCGATGGATGGCTTAGCAAAATTACGTCCGGCTTTCAAAAAAGACGGAAGCGTAACAGCCGGAAATGCATCAGGATTGAACGATGGTGCGGCTGCGACAATCATTGCTTCAGAAGAAGCGGTTAAGAAATACAACTTAAAACCGTTAGCCCGAATCGTAAGTTCAGCCGTAGTAGGTGTAGAACCGAGAATCATGGGTATCGGACCGGTGGATGCGACCAAAAAAGCGCTTGAAAAAGCGGGCCTTACTTTGGATCAAATCGACATTATAGAATTAAATGAGGCTTTCGCTTCGCAAAGTATCGCTTGCATCCGTGAATTGGGATTAAAGGACGATGATCCGAGAATCAATCCTAATGGAGGTGCTATCGCTATCGGGCATCCTCTGGGTGTAACCGGAGCAAGAATCGCTTATTCCGCGGCATTGGAATTACAGCTTACAGGAAAACGTTATGCTTTAATTACCATGTGTATTGGAGTAGGACAAGGGTACGCAGTAATTATTGAAAGAGTTTAA
- a CDS encoding dihydrolipoamide acetyltransferase family protein, translating to MSIVEFKMPKMGESISEATIINWLKNVGDTVEAEETLLEVATDKVDSEVPAPCSGVITEIRYQKDDVVAVGEVLALIASDGASEVKTQKTEAVKVNAPKPSVSQTESALKPVQLKSNPDAFLSPLIISIAQKENLSLEEVQSIPGSGAEGRIQKSDVFNYLKTRKYPLQRNPQFTAPSAPASTYPKPVINYVEGKDRIEEMDRMRKMIADHMVYSKQTSPHVTSYIEVDVTNLVNWRNEMKDKFQEKYNEKLTFTPIFVDAVAKAIQDFPMINVSVDEKKIIVHNDINIGMATALPSGNLIVPVVRNANEKSLSELASSVNHLAESARNNKLKPDEVQGSTFTISNVGTFGSLMGTPIINQPEVAILALGIIKKRPEVITTSKGDEIAIRSMMYLSLSFDHRVVDGFLGGSFLRRVGDYLEKFDSNTAI from the coding sequence ATGTCAATAGTAGAGTTCAAAATGCCCAAGATGGGTGAAAGTATTTCGGAAGCGACAATCATCAACTGGCTGAAAAATGTCGGTGATACGGTTGAAGCCGAAGAAACCCTGCTGGAAGTGGCTACCGACAAAGTGGATAGTGAAGTTCCTGCTCCTTGTTCGGGTGTTATTACCGAAATTCGTTATCAAAAAGATGATGTGGTGGCCGTAGGAGAAGTGCTGGCGTTGATTGCGTCGGACGGGGCATCGGAAGTGAAAACCCAAAAGACGGAAGCGGTAAAAGTAAATGCGCCAAAGCCGTCGGTTTCTCAAACTGAAAGTGCGCTAAAACCGGTACAATTAAAAAGCAATCCGGACGCATTTTTGTCTCCGCTTATCATCAGCATTGCACAGAAAGAAAATCTGTCATTGGAAGAAGTGCAAAGTATTCCGGGTTCGGGTGCAGAAGGAAGAATCCAGAAAAGTGATGTCTTCAACTATCTGAAAACTCGTAAATATCCGCTTCAGCGCAACCCGCAATTCACAGCTCCAAGCGCACCGGCTTCGACTTATCCGAAACCGGTAATCAATTATGTGGAGGGCAAAGATCGTATTGAGGAAATGGACCGCATGCGTAAGATGATTGCCGACCACATGGTATATTCGAAACAGACGTCGCCTCATGTAACGTCATATATCGAAGTGGATGTGACCAATCTGGTGAACTGGAGAAATGAAATGAAAGACAAATTCCAGGAAAAATACAACGAGAAGTTAACCTTCACGCCGATTTTCGTGGACGCGGTAGCGAAAGCGATTCAGGATTTCCCGATGATCAATGTTTCGGTTGACGAGAAAAAAATCATCGTTCACAATGATATCAATATTGGAATGGCGACGGCATTGCCAAGCGGCAACCTGATTGTTCCCGTGGTTAGAAATGCCAATGAGAAGAGCTTATCCGAATTGGCTTCGTCCGTAAATCATTTGGCGGAAAGTGCACGAAACAACAAACTGAAGCCGGATGAGGTGCAGGGAAGTACCTTCACCATTTCGAATGTGGGAACTTTCGGAAGTTTGATGGGAACTCCTATTATCAACCAACCTGAAGTTGCCATATTGGCGCTCGGAATCATTAAAAAACGTCCGGAAGTCATTACTACTTCTAAAGGTGATGAAATCGCCATCCGAAGCATGATGTACTTATCGCTGTCATTCGACCATCGAGTGGTAGACGGTTTCCTGGGAGGATCCTTCTTGAGAAGAGTCGGCGATTATTTAGAGAAATTTGACAGCAACACAGCAATATAA
- a CDS encoding enoyl-CoA hydratase-related protein, protein MSSNSIEVKIENNVAWIALNRPEVFNSFNREMALSVQDTLENCAADSNVRAIVLTGNGKAFCAGQDLKEVTTPEINPGFRRILEEHYNPIIQKIRNIEKPIVAAVNGVAAGAGANIALACDIVVAVESASFIQAFSKIGLVPDSAGTFFLPRLIGFQKASALMMLGDKVSAEEAMSLGMVYKVFSADSFEAEVKKIAENLAQMPTKALGLTKRLLNQSMTNSLEEQLALESDLQIEASSSDDYSEGVTAFVEKRKPEFKGN, encoded by the coding sequence ATGAGCTCAAACTCAATTGAGGTAAAGATTGAAAATAATGTTGCGTGGATTGCACTCAACAGACCTGAGGTATTCAACAGTTTCAACAGAGAAATGGCTTTGTCGGTTCAGGATACACTTGAAAATTGCGCTGCCGACTCAAATGTCCGCGCCATCGTACTTACCGGAAACGGAAAAGCATTCTGCGCCGGACAGGACTTAAAAGAAGTAACAACACCGGAGATCAATCCGGGATTCAGAAGAATACTTGAGGAACACTACAATCCGATTATCCAAAAAATCCGAAACATCGAAAAACCAATTGTGGCTGCCGTAAACGGTGTTGCTGCCGGTGCGGGAGCCAATATTGCTTTGGCTTGTGATATCGTTGTGGCGGTAGAATCGGCGAGTTTTATTCAGGCTTTCAGTAAAATCGGTTTGGTTCCGGACAGTGCTGGGACTTTTTTCCTACCACGATTAATCGGTTTTCAAAAAGCATCGGCTTTAATGATGTTGGGTGATAAAGTTTCTGCCGAAGAAGCCATGAGCCTTGGAATGGTTTACAAAGTTTTTTCTGCCGATTCTTTCGAAGCCGAGGTGAAGAAAATAGCCGAAAATTTAGCGCAGATGCCAACTAAAGCATTAGGTCTGACAAAAAGACTGCTAAATCAATCGATGACGAATTCACTGGAAGAACAATTGGCATTGGAAAGCGATTTGCAGATTGAAGCCAGCTCTTCAGACGATTACAGTGAAGGCGTAACCGCATTCGTAGAAAAAAGAAAACCGGAATTTAAAGGAAATTAA
- a CDS encoding PaaI family thioesterase, which produces MQGEKIPFKMLSLDPFSQWLGIEILECEIGNCKVGMTVRKEMLNSMGKAHGGIAYSLADTAFGFTANTNGRFAVSIETSINHIEALEEGDYIVAEASLESLKNKLAFYIVEVKKGDILVALFKGVAYRTPKEWEE; this is translated from the coding sequence ATGCAAGGAGAAAAAATACCTTTTAAAATGCTTTCCCTGGATCCGTTCAGTCAGTGGCTCGGAATCGAAATTCTGGAATGCGAAATCGGGAATTGTAAAGTAGGTATGACCGTCCGCAAAGAAATGCTCAACAGTATGGGCAAGGCACATGGCGGAATAGCCTACTCGTTAGCAGATACCGCTTTCGGGTTTACCGCGAATACCAACGGAAGGTTTGCCGTTTCCATCGAGACCTCGATTAACCACATCGAAGCCCTGGAAGAAGGCGATTACATCGTTGCCGAAGCCAGTCTGGAAAGCTTAAAGAATAAACTGGCCTTCTACATCGTGGAGGTGAAAAAAGGAGACATTTTGGTGGCGCTTTTTAAAGGGGTTGCCTACCGTACTCCGAAAGAATGGGAAGAATAA
- a CDS encoding enoyl-CoA hydratase/isomerase family protein, which yields MDAYVKHDIQNGIARIEFFHPEQNSLPGTILAQLAETITTVGNKDEVKVIILKSGGDRTFCAGASFKELITINDEQTGKVFFSGFANVINAMRKCPKFIIGRIQGKTVGGGVGIAASTDYCMATQFAAVKLSELNVGIGPFVVSPAIERKMGVSAMSQIAIDANTFYEASWAKEKGLYANVFESIEAMDEAVQKFAEHLCTYNPEAMMEMKKIFWRGTDDWDTLLAERAAISGRLVLSDFTKETLKKFK from the coding sequence ATGGACGCATACGTAAAACACGACATACAAAACGGAATCGCTAGAATAGAGTTTTTCCACCCGGAACAGAATTCCTTGCCGGGAACTATTTTAGCACAATTGGCTGAAACCATTACCACTGTTGGAAATAAAGATGAGGTAAAAGTAATTATTCTAAAAAGTGGTGGCGACAGAACGTTCTGTGCCGGAGCCAGTTTTAAAGAATTAATCACCATTAACGATGAGCAGACCGGGAAAGTGTTTTTCTCAGGTTTTGCCAACGTAATCAACGCAATGCGCAAGTGTCCGAAATTCATCATCGGAAGAATTCAGGGCAAAACCGTAGGCGGGGGAGTAGGTATTGCCGCTTCAACTGACTACTGCATGGCGACTCAATTCGCAGCGGTAAAACTAAGCGAACTGAACGTTGGTATCGGTCCGTTTGTGGTTAGCCCTGCTATAGAAAGAAAAATGGGAGTTTCAGCCATGTCGCAAATCGCTATCGATGCGAATACTTTCTATGAGGCTTCATGGGCCAAAGAGAAGGGATTATATGCGAACGTATTTGAAAGTATTGAAGCAATGGATGAAGCGGTTCAGAAGTTTGCAGAGCATCTGTGTACGTACAATCCGGAAGCGATGATGGAAATGAAGAAAATCTTTTGGAGAGGTACAGACGACTGGGATACGTTATTGGCCGAAAGAGCGGCCATCAGCGGAAGATTGGTGTTGTCTGACTTTACGAAAGAAACGTTGAAGAAGTTTAAATAA
- the paaZ gene encoding phenylacetic acid degradation bifunctional protein PaaZ, translating to MSKIENYILGNWATGSGEGVPLFDSVTGEIIGNASTQGIDFAEVLHYGRTKGGEKLRKMTFQERGNMIKSLAMYLNKRKEYFYEISYRTGATRVDSWIDIEGGFGNLFANASLRKLFPNQPYHVEGDPIDLSRGGRFMAHHILVPKRGVAVHINAFNFPIWGMLEKCAVNWMAGVPAVVKPATSTSYLTEAVVREIIKSNILPEGALQLICGSAHTLIDSIESQDVVTFTGSATTGRMLKSHPRIISEAVPFNMEADSLNASILGEDAVPGTPEFDLFISQARSEITVKCGQKCTAIRRMIVPENLVEDVQIALGKALDKVTIGDPRLKEVRMGSLVSKDQVEEVKNRVKEIARTASVVYGDLDKLDLIGADAKGAFISPMLLREDNPFENLTVHETEAFGPVSTIMPYKNLDEAIELAQMGKGSLVSSIVTNSDEIAKDYVINAATHHGRILVLNRENAKQSTGHGSPLPLLVHGGPGRAGGGEEMGGVRGIKHYMQRCAVQGSPTTLTEITGIYQPNSKYKETPQHPFQYHWEDIQPGMSLKTHKRTVTDTDIINFANLTWDHFYAHTDITSLKGSIFEKRTAHGYFILAAAAGLFVYPNKGPVAANYGLEECRFVRPIYHNDTIYVRLTCKQKIERDSVGKELPCGIVKWFVEVFDQNDELVAIATILTMVQKKSPFVQINRSNIENYLAKLNENATAKWGMMKPQHMVEHLEKSLRIASGEIQDFEIATPAEHLAKVNEMVFNHKPMPKDFKHPLMEKESTDVLIHADLATAKQKLIEAYDAFELYFKENPEATTKNAVFGIMDKFEWDLLNVKHFNHHFEQFGIL from the coding sequence ATGAGCAAAATAGAAAATTACATTTTAGGAAATTGGGCAACCGGTTCCGGAGAAGGTGTTCCGTTATTTGACTCGGTAACCGGGGAAATCATCGGTAATGCTTCTACTCAAGGGATAGATTTTGCCGAAGTGCTTCATTACGGAAGAACCAAAGGAGGCGAAAAACTTCGTAAAATGACCTTCCAGGAACGTGGAAACATGATAAAAAGCCTGGCGATGTATTTAAACAAACGTAAGGAGTATTTTTACGAAATAAGTTACAGAACCGGTGCAACCCGTGTGGACAGCTGGATTGACATTGAAGGAGGTTTCGGAAACTTGTTTGCGAATGCTTCATTACGAAAATTATTTCCAAACCAACCCTACCATGTAGAGGGAGATCCAATCGATTTGTCACGCGGCGGCCGATTCATGGCGCATCACATCCTTGTTCCGAAAAGAGGGGTGGCGGTACACATCAACGCTTTCAACTTCCCGATTTGGGGAATGCTGGAAAAATGTGCTGTTAACTGGATGGCGGGAGTCCCTGCAGTGGTAAAACCTGCGACGTCAACTTCGTATTTAACGGAAGCTGTTGTTCGCGAAATCATTAAATCCAATATTTTGCCTGAAGGTGCACTGCAATTAATTTGCGGATCGGCTCATACATTAATCGATTCCATTGAAAGTCAGGATGTCGTTACCTTTACGGGTTCTGCAACTACCGGACGCATGTTGAAATCGCATCCGAGAATTATCAGCGAAGCGGTTCCGTTCAATATGGAAGCCGACTCGTTAAATGCTTCCATCTTGGGAGAAGATGCGGTTCCGGGTACTCCTGAATTCGATTTGTTCATCAGTCAGGCACGAAGCGAAATTACCGTGAAGTGCGGACAAAAATGTACGGCTATCCGTCGTATGATCGTTCCTGAAAACTTAGTGGAGGATGTTCAGATCGCGCTTGGAAAAGCATTGGATAAAGTAACCATCGGAGATCCGAGACTTAAAGAGGTTCGCATGGGATCCTTGGTAAGCAAAGACCAGGTGGAGGAAGTGAAAAACAGGGTGAAAGAAATTGCCAGAACGGCTTCGGTCGTTTATGGTGATTTAGATAAATTAGACCTTATTGGCGCCGATGCTAAGGGTGCTTTCATTAGCCCGATGTTGCTTCGTGAGGATAACCCGTTTGAAAATCTTACGGTTCACGAAACAGAGGCTTTCGGTCCGGTTTCAACCATAATGCCATATAAGAATTTAGACGAAGCTATTGAATTGGCCCAAATGGGTAAAGGTTCCTTGGTTTCTTCTATCGTAACGAACTCTGATGAAATTGCGAAAGATTATGTAATCAATGCGGCTACTCACCACGGAAGAATCTTAGTGTTGAACAGAGAGAATGCGAAACAAAGCACCGGACACGGTTCGCCGCTGCCTTTATTGGTTCACGGTGGTCCTGGACGTGCAGGAGGAGGAGAAGAAATGGGAGGCGTACGCGGAATCAAGCATTACATGCAGCGTTGTGCCGTTCAGGGTTCTCCAACCACACTTACTGAAATCACAGGCATTTATCAGCCAAATTCAAAATATAAAGAGACGCCACAACATCCGTTCCAATATCATTGGGAGGATATTCAGCCTGGTATGTCGCTTAAAACACATAAACGTACGGTTACCGATACCGATATCATCAATTTCGCAAACTTAACGTGGGATCATTTCTATGCGCACACCGATATCACTTCTTTGAAAGGAAGTATTTTCGAAAAACGTACGGCGCACGGGTACTTCATCTTGGCGGCTGCAGCGGGATTGTTCGTATATCCGAACAAAGGACCGGTAGCGGCAAATTACGGTTTGGAAGAGTGCCGTTTCGTTCGTCCGATTTACCACAACGATACCATTTACGTTCGTTTAACGTGTAAGCAGAAAATAGAGCGCGACAGCGTAGGAAAAGAATTGCCTTGCGGAATCGTGAAATGGTTCGTGGAAGTGTTCGACCAAAACGACGAATTAGTGGCTATTGCTACGATCCTGACGATGGTTCAGAAGAAATCACCGTTCGTACAGATAAACAGAAGCAACATCGAAAACTACTTGGCAAAATTAAACGAAAACGCTACGGCGAAGTGGGGAATGATGAAGCCTCAGCACATGGTGGAGCACCTGGAGAAATCCTTGCGAATTGCCTCAGGTGAAATTCAGGATTTCGAAATCGCCACGCCTGCAGAACATTTGGCAAAAGTGAACGAAATGGTTTTCAATCATAAGCCGATGCCGAAAGATTTCAAACATCCGTTGATGGAAAAAGAAAGCACCGATGTTTTGATTCATGCTGATTTGGCTACTGCAAAGCAAAAATTGATCGAAGCTTACGATGCTTTTGAATTGTATTTCAAGGAAAATCCGGAAGCAACAACCAAAAACGCCGTATTCGGAATCATGGACAAATTCGAGTGGGATTTACTGAACGTAAAACATTTTAACCATCATTTTGAACAATTCGGAATTTTGTAA
- a CDS encoding transferase hexapeptide repeat family protein, translating into MIYEFKGFIPVVHESSFIHPQAAVTGNVIIGKDVYVGPGAAIRGDWGEIIIEDGCNIQENCTIHMFPGKSMVLKAGAHIGHGAIIHGANIGANCLIGMNAVIMDNVELGDECIVGALSFIKADTKIPNRKMVVGNPATIIKDVSDEMIAWKTKGTALYQQLPAECHETLRAVEPLREIPENRPTQEAFYKTLNEFKKK; encoded by the coding sequence ATGATTTACGAATTCAAAGGTTTTATACCGGTTGTCCACGAAAGCAGTTTTATCCATCCGCAGGCTGCGGTTACGGGTAACGTGATTATTGGAAAAGATGTATATGTTGGTCCTGGAGCTGCCATCCGTGGTGACTGGGGTGAGATTATAATCGAAGACGGTTGCAACATACAGGAGAACTGCACGATTCATATGTTTCCGGGCAAAAGCATGGTGCTGAAAGCCGGAGCGCATATTGGTCACGGAGCCATTATTCACGGCGCCAATATCGGCGCCAACTGTCTAATTGGAATGAATGCGGTGATTATGGATAATGTGGAATTGGGCGATGAATGTATCGTAGGTGCGTTGTCCTTTATCAAAGCCGATACGAAGATTCCTAACCGAAAAATGGTTGTTGGAAATCCCGCAACGATTATCAAAGACGTGAGCGATGAAATGATTGCGTGGAAAACAAAAGGGACGGCTTTGTACCAGCAACTTCCTGCCGAATGTCACGAGACGTTAAGAGCTGTAGAACCTTTGCGTGAAATTCCGGAGAATCGTCCAACTCAGGAAGCGTTTTATAAAACATTAAATGAATTTAAGAAAAAGTAA
- the paaD gene encoding 1,2-phenylacetyl-CoA epoxidase subunit PaaD, which translates to MTEQLQHIDKKLLDILASVSDPEIPVLSIMDMGVVRAVNIENDIIEIAITPTYSGCPAMDAIGDDIKKAFREKGMEAKVSLVLSPAWTTDWITPKGRAELEKYGIAAPLSAEADKEALLGNKKLVKCPQCGSFNTKLISQFGSTACKALFQCQDCLEPFDYFKCLK; encoded by the coding sequence ATGACGGAACAACTTCAACATATCGATAAAAAACTACTGGATATTCTGGCTTCGGTTTCGGATCCTGAAATTCCTGTGCTTTCTATTATGGATATGGGAGTGGTACGTGCTGTAAATATTGAAAATGACATCATTGAAATAGCAATTACGCCTACTTACAGCGGCTGCCCTGCCATGGATGCGATCGGTGATGATATCAAAAAAGCATTCAGGGAAAAAGGGATGGAAGCGAAAGTGAGCTTAGTACTTTCACCTGCCTGGACTACCGACTGGATCACTCCGAAAGGAAGGGCCGAGCTGGAGAAATACGGTATCGCTGCTCCGTTAAGTGCGGAAGCGGATAAGGAAGCATTGCTGGGCAATAAGAAGTTGGTTAAATGTCCGCAGTGCGGTTCGTTTAACACAAAACTAATTAGCCAATTTGGTTCGACGGCCTGCAAGGCACTGTTTCAGTGTCAGGACTGTCTGGAGCCGTTTGACTATTTTAAATGTTTAAAATAA